Proteins encoded within one genomic window of Candidatus Saccharimonadia bacterium:
- a CDS encoding cupin, with protein sequence MKHLDFLDMIDKGGFTTAGYAKRVVKPWGYEVHLTADGGPYMMKILHINKGCRVSLQAHDAKSESWVVHAGRAAVLLENAAGELEQIELEPGMGYTSQVGQRHRLVGLTDCEVFEASTPELGTTWRLEDDYARPDETEAMRAQPDRGWKV encoded by the coding sequence ATGAAGCATTTAGATTTTCTCGATATGATCGACAAGGGTGGTTTCACGACGGCTGGGTACGCGAAACGCGTGGTCAAGCCGTGGGGCTACGAAGTGCACTTAACGGCCGACGGCGGGCCGTACATGATGAAGATTTTGCATATCAATAAAGGCTGCCGAGTGAGCCTGCAGGCCCACGACGCCAAGAGCGAGAGCTGGGTGGTGCATGCGGGGAGGGCGGCGGTGCTGCTCGAAAATGCGGCCGGCGAGCTAGAGCAAATCGAGCTCGAGCCGGGCATGGGGTACACGAGCCAAGTGGGGCAGCGGCACCGGCTGGTGGGGCTCACCGACTGCGAGGTGTTTGAGGCCTCGACGCCAGAGCTGGGGACCACCTGGCGGCTCGAGGATGATTACGCGCGGCCAGACGAGACAGAGGCGATGCGGGCGCAGCCCGACCGCGGCTGGAAGGTTTGA
- a CDS encoding adenylyltransferase/cytidyltransferase family protein, producing the protein MQRQDFGAKIVTFEELDGMRDHLGKIVATSGGFDPIHPGHISCIMDSKDYGDTLVVIVNGDAFLRAKKGKPFQDLATRMLIVSALREVDYVVPFEIEDDQTVIKALEALRPAVFTKGGDRVDETSIPEWGTCQQYGIEVISGVGLDKRWSSSDFLREWEEHARRRDGK; encoded by the coding sequence ATGCAACGACAGGATTTTGGCGCGAAGATCGTGACATTTGAAGAATTGGACGGGATGCGGGACCACCTTGGCAAAATTGTGGCGACGAGCGGCGGGTTTGACCCGATTCACCCGGGCCACATTAGCTGCATTATGGATAGCAAAGACTACGGCGACACATTGGTGGTGATCGTGAATGGTGACGCGTTTTTGCGCGCCAAAAAAGGCAAGCCGTTTCAGGACCTGGCCACGCGTATGCTGATCGTGAGCGCACTACGCGAGGTGGATTACGTGGTGCCGTTTGAGATTGAGGACGACCAGACGGTGATCAAGGCGCTGGAGGCGCTGCGGCCGGCGGTGTTTACCAAGGGCGGCGACCGCGTGGATGAGACTAGTATTCCGGAATGGGGCACGTGCCAGCAGTACGGGATCGAGGTGATCAGCGGCGTGGGGCTTGATAAGCGCTGGTCGTCGAGCGATTTCTTGCGGGAGTGGGAAGAGCACGCCCGCCGGCGCGACGGAAAATAG